The window CACCAGCCGCGTTTCTACGTGGGTATGAATGTCTTCCAGTTCGGCGCGCAGCGGCAGAGCAGCGGCGGCCAGTTCGTCGCGCACCTGGCGCAGCCCGCCCTCGATGGCGTTCAGATCGCGCTCGTCCAGCAGGCCGATGCGTCGCAGCATCCGCGCGTGGGCGACGGAGGCGCGGATATCTTCGCGATAGAGCAGGCGATCCAGCTGAATCGATTCGCCCATGCGCACGGTGATCGAGGCTACTTCGCCCGATTGTCTGCCGGCCCAGAGCTGCGGTCCGCTGGCCTGATTCATTCGCTGCTTTCCTGGCGCTTAGAGTTGGAGTTCCTTCCAGATCGTGTGCAGTTCGATGGGAAGTCGATCCACAGTGGTCAGATGCAGTCTGTAGTCCAGCACCAGATTCTTGATGTGGAAATAAATTGTCTGGAAGCGATCGTGGATCTGTTCGACGGTAGCTCCGGGCAGCAGCGTGACATAGGCGCCAGGGCCGGGTTGCACCAGGTAGTCGTCCTTCTTCAGCCTCTGGCGAATGGAGTCGATGATCTCCTGCATCAGCGAACGGCTGCGCGCCTCGCCGGCCAGTTCCATGTACTGTGCCAGTCCCGGAAATTCAAAGTGCGCCAGAGTGACAGGCTTGCCGTTTTCCAGGCTGTGGGCGATGATTGCGCGGCAGCTGAGTTCAAAACCGGCGGCAAGGTCGAGCATGCGCGGATCGCGCCGCGACGGGTCGTGAAAAAGAAAATCAGAGGCGAAGCGCAACAACTCCAGATCAATCTGCGCTTCGGACTGTGGCAGATCCTCGGACGCAATCAAGCCGCTGAAGCGCAGGCTTTGGTCCATGCGCCAGCGCTGGCGTTCGACCCAGACCAGGCCGGGCAGGCCAGGGGCTGGACCGCCCTCGTCGCCAGCCCGCTGCAGACCTTCGGGCAGCCTGCCAAATTCAAAGCAGACTTCAGCGTCCAGCTGAAGGGCGGCATAGATCAGCCGACATTCCTGGCAAAGGCGCAACAGCCGCGACGGGAAGTAATCCAGGCCCGGAAGCGCGGCGAGCTGCAGTGCATATTCAGAAAGCGAGTTCTGAATACCAGCCGGCAGCCTGGACCAGTTTGTCTGCCAGGCGCTGGCCGCTGAAGGCATTGGAGGAGCCTGAACCATGGTTGTTTCCATCATCGGTCAGCTGCGGCTGACCTGGAAAGTCCTTTCGCCGCTGCGGCCAAATTTCGGGACGGCCGGCCCTGGCCCTGCAGCGGAACATTTCTTTACAGCACAGCCGCTTGCCATAGCCTGGCCGGACAATGGCTCACTATAACGGTCCTCGCCTGCGCATCGTTCGTCGCTTTGGCGTCCCGCTGATCGGTCTTACCCGCAAATCCACCCAGAAGCGTCCTTATCCGCCGGGAATGGGGGCCCAGAACCGCCGCCAGAAATTCAGCGAATTCAAGAAGAAGCTCTACGAGAAGCAGAAGCTGCGCTTCAACTATGGCGTCGGCGAACGGCAACTGCGTAACCTGATGTCCGAAGCCCGCCACTCCCATGAGCCGACCGGTCTGGTCTTGCTGCGTCTCCTGGAACAGCGTCTGGACAGCGTTGTATTCCGCATGGGCTTTGCGCCCACCATGCCCGCTGCGCGTCAGCTGGTCGGTCACGGTCACATTGAGGTCAATGGCCAGCGCGTTGATATTCCCAGCTACCGCGTGCGACCGGGCGATGTGATTTCGGTTTGTGAAAAGAGCCGCAAGCTTGAAGCAATCAGCAATTGTCTGCAATCGCCCACACTGCGTCTGCCGGGCTATTTGAGCCTCGAACCTTCGGCCATGACCGGAAAAATGGAGTCGTTGCCACAGCGCGATGATATCCCGATTCAGGTCGAAGAACAGCTGATCGTTGAATACTACGCACAGCGATTGTAATTCAGCTCTGGCGCCGGATCAGGCTTTTTCACACCGACCGCGTCTGCAAGGCGGCTTGCGCTTTGCAGACCACATTGCCTCGGCCAGGCTGGCGGCCGATCCGACAGGTTTCAACCCTGTCTAAAAGGCCGGCAGCAGCCGGTCCAGCAACTCGACCAGGTCTGCGGCGCTGCTTTCGGCGCTGAGGCGCGCGCGCAAGCGGCCCCGAGCGTCGATCACAAAGAGCCGCGTGCTATGGTCGACCGTGTAGCGCAGCGCGGATTCCGGGCTCTCCACGCGTCGGAAATCTACGGCAAATGCATGGGCCGCGTCGCGCAGCGCGGCAGTTTCAGGCGAAACGCCGGCGGCCTGCAGCCCAAAGCCCTCGAGGTAGCGTCTTAGAAGCTCCGGCGAATCACGCTCTGGATCGACGCTGATCAGAATGGTGCGTACGCCTCGGCCGCGTCGACCCAGGCTATTCACGGCGCGACGAATCTTGCTCAGTGTCTGCGGACAGAAGTCCGGGCAGCTGGTGTAACCAAAATAGACCAGGGTCGCTGTGGCCTCGGGATCGGGGATGCGCAGCGGCGCGCCAGAGCTGCTGCTAGCAGCGCCAAAGGCAAGCTCTGGCGCCGCACCCAGATCGGGCAGCAGCGGTCCACAGCCGCTGTAAAGCAGAGAGCAAAGCAGAGCGGTCAGAATAAGGGCTCGAGGCCCCGGGTTCGGCGAGGTTTGGCGCTTCATGGATCGTCCGTAACCCGAGCAGGAATGGAAATGGCAGTTCGCGACTCGAACTGCAATTGCAACTGGACCTGCTGTCCGCCGATCAGCGGTCGATGCAGATCAATCAGCATAATGTGGTCTCCGCCGGGGGTGAGCGCAACGCTCTGTCCTGGGGGAATCTCAATGGCCGATAGCGGGCGCATCTGATGCAGGCCCTCGTCGAGAATGATTCGATGTAGTTCCGCAGTCTTGGCCTCGGCGCACTGTGCGCCCAGCAATCGCTCCAGACCAGCGCCCAGATTTTCTATTTGCAGATAGGCGGCGCTGTTCAATCCGGCGGCGGCGCTCCGAACGCGTGCATTGCGAATCTCCAATTCCTGCGGGGCGTCCGGCGATCGCTGGCAGCGGCCGCCCGCCGCCGCCAGCGCAACGAAAACAATACTCAATATGCAACTTCTGCCGCCGCTTGCCTGTCGCATACGGTCAACGAGGCCTGCGCGGCCTCTCCGGCCAAGGCTTTTCGAAGCGGCTGCCGATCAGCGCCGCGAGGATTTTGAAGTTTTCGGACAATTTTCTTACGCGAAAAGATGATGCGCCCCATTGCCGCCGTACTATTCCATCCTGGTGCGTCAAAATCGCTTTTCGATTCCAGATTGGTTCCGCCATCTCTCCTATGGAAAAAAGACCGGGTTTGCTGTTTTCTCACTGGCTGCGGCGCTGACCGGTTCCGGCGGCGCCATATACTATTTCAGTATTCGAGCAACCCTGCTGGAGCAAATGGGGGCCCGTCTCAAGGACGTCGGTCGTACCGGGGCCTATCTATTTACTGAATCAGAACGCAATGCAATCGAACGCCTCAATGCTGAAGTTGATCGTCGTCGCGCTACGCTCAGCGCTGCAGATCTGGAGTCGCTCAGCAGGGATCCGGAGG of the Leptospirales bacterium genome contains:
- a CDS encoding copper chaperone PCu(A)C; this encodes MSIVFVALAAAGGRCQRSPDAPQELEIRNARVRSAAAGLNSAAYLQIENLGAGLERLLGAQCAEAKTAELHRIILDEGLHQMRPLSAIEIPPGQSVALTPGGDHIMLIDLHRPLIGGQQVQLQLQFESRTAISIPARVTDDP
- a CDS encoding SCO family protein, producing the protein MKRQTSPNPGPRALILTALLCSLLYSGCGPLLPDLGAAPELAFGAASSSSGAPLRIPDPEATATLVYFGYTSCPDFCPQTLSKIRRAVNSLGRRGRGVRTILISVDPERDSPELLRRYLEGFGLQAAGVSPETAALRDAAHAFAVDFRRVESPESALRYTVDHSTRLFVIDARGRLRARLSAESSAADLVELLDRLLPAF
- the rpsD gene encoding 30S ribosomal protein S4, with the protein product MAHYNGPRLRIVRRFGVPLIGLTRKSTQKRPYPPGMGAQNRRQKFSEFKKKLYEKQKLRFNYGVGERQLRNLMSEARHSHEPTGLVLLRLLEQRLDSVVFRMGFAPTMPAARQLVGHGHIEVNGQRVDIPSYRVRPGDVISVCEKSRKLEAISNCLQSPTLRLPGYLSLEPSAMTGKMESLPQRDDIPIQVEEQLIVEYYAQRL